From a region of the Bacteroidia bacterium genome:
- a CDS encoding ATPase yields MLLVADSGSTKCDWMLVDQNKNQQGFSTMGFNPFFHDRNLIAGEIKNSALFQFADQVKFVFFFGAGCSSKEMKTIVERALEDVFPNAHVYVDHDLVASAFATYDGRPAISCILGTGSNSCFFDGDIVSEDVPALAYILGDEGSGSYYGKQILKLFLYKKLPKNLEEAFQERYKIGKNEIFENVYRKPHANVYLASFMRFVSDHRDDPFIREMVYNGMKEFMRIHVMCFKYYKEVPVHFIGSVAFYFDDILKEAAAELGITVGNIIQRPIDGLVNYYLKFHGEKLLV; encoded by the coding sequence ATGCTTCTCGTAGCCGACAGTGGCTCTACCAAATGCGATTGGATGCTGGTAGACCAAAACAAAAACCAACAAGGATTTAGCACTATGGGCTTTAACCCATTTTTCCACGACCGCAATCTCATTGCCGGAGAAATCAAAAATTCCGCTCTTTTCCAATTTGCCGATCAAGTGAAATTTGTGTTCTTTTTCGGAGCCGGATGTTCAAGCAAAGAAATGAAAACCATTGTAGAGCGAGCCCTGGAAGATGTTTTCCCGAATGCCCATGTTTATGTTGACCACGATTTGGTGGCTTCCGCATTCGCAACTTACGATGGTCGCCCCGCTATTTCCTGCATCCTAGGTACCGGTTCTAACTCCTGCTTTTTCGATGGAGATATAGTTAGTGAAGACGTACCAGCACTTGCATATATACTTGGAGATGAAGGAAGTGGAAGCTATTATGGAAAGCAAATATTAAAGTTGTTTCTGTATAAAAAATTGCCCAAGAACCTCGAAGAAGCGTTTCAAGAACGTTATAAAATTGGCAAGAATGAAATTTTCGAAAACGTTTACCGCAAGCCCCACGCCAATGTGTATTTAGCCTCCTTCATGCGTTTTGTAAGCGATCACCGCGACGATCCTTTTATTCGCGAAATGGTTTACAACGGAATGAAAGAGTTTATGCGAATTCATGTCATGTGTTTCAAATATTATAAGGAAGTTCCGGTTCATTTCATCGGAAGTGTCGCCTTTTATTTTGATGACATTTTAAAAGAAGCAGCAGCCGAATTGGGCATCACGGTAGGCAATATTATTCAGCGCCCTATCGATGGTTTGGTAAATTATTACCTCAAATTCCACGGCGAAAAGCTTCTGGTTTAA